One region of Fragaria vesca subsp. vesca linkage group LG4, FraVesHawaii_1.0, whole genome shotgun sequence genomic DNA includes:
- the LOC101299756 gene encoding acyl-CoA-binding domain-containing protein 4-like, whose product MFGFSRKRMKIGRLKVQLSDSTQGTRSPIRQPKRNNSSNNDSDAPASSLSDELDCQCPSAPEISNSTMGSSENWMVLSISGDKPKPRFNHAAAVIGNKMIVVGGESGSELLDDVQVLNFDSFTWTTALSKLYLSPSSLPLKIPACKGHKLVSWGKKALLVGGKTEPGSDKISVWAFDTETECWSHMEAKGDIPVARTGHTVVRASSVLILFGGEDAKRKKLHDLHMFDLKSLTWLPLHCTGTGPSPRSNHVAALYDDKTLFVFGGTSKSKTLNDLYSLDFETMVWSRIKKRGFHPSPRAGCCGVLCGTKWYIVGGGSRKKRHAETLIFDVLKLVWSLAIASPPSTITTNKGFSLEHVQHKEKDFLVAFGGSRKEPSNQVEVLTMEKNELSTSRRSFPSKGPGTLLPEKLPSSNGLASQLTNGSSQRSVNSVTRQNLASAIEQHGSGRKSLSESLLVDANPVPGNVSLRKQFHNDEEYNTAVKVTKGSEDESSLLQVHCINQSESAVQTNIHGGRLYSEDILSAYEFENSNHNHGLGNFPVDNNDALFPESDGKPGALSAPSSMYQYYEKLIRKNGVLEGQLAAALASREAAEKNLSSALKSRQEIEKKLADSGKEIELLKDKLAGVELAQEEANNLSSIVHSDNVRLEHDVAFLKAVLDDTQKELHSTRGVLAGERARAFQLQVEVFHLKQRLQSMENRAPTPRKPF is encoded by the exons ATGTTCGGTTTTTCTCGCAAACGCATGAAGATTGGACG ATTGAAAGTCCAGCTCTCAGATTCTACTCAGGGAACTAGAAGCCCCATAAGACAGCCGAAACGAAATAACAGCTCCAAT AATGACTCTGATGCGCCAGCAAGTAGTCTTTCTGATGAGCTTGATTGCCAGTGTCCTTCTGCTCCTGAGATTAGTAATTCCACAATGGGGAGCTCCGAGAATTGGATGGTGTTGTCGATTTCTGGAGACAAGCCTAAGCCCCGATTCAAT CATGCGGCGGCTGTAATTGGGAATAAGATGATAGTGGTTGGTGGTGAATCAGGGAGTGAACTGCTAGACGATGTACAG GTGCTCAATTTTGACAGTTTTACATGGACCACAGCGTTGTCAAAGCTTTACTTGTCACCAAGCAGTCTGCCCTTAAAGATCCCTGCATGCAAGGGCCACAAACTG GTTTCCTGGGGGAAAAAGGCACTCCTGGTTGGAGGAAAGACTGAACCTGGGAGTGACAAAATTTCAG TTTGGGCATTTGACACTGAGACAGAATGCTGGTCTCATATGGAAGCAAAGGGTGATATACCG GTTGCTCGTACCGGTCACACTGTAGTCAGGGCAAGTTCTGTATTGATCCTTTTTGGTGGTGAAGATGCTAAAAGAAAAAAACTGCATGATCTACATATGTTTGATCTGAAGTCATTGACATGGCTACCTCTTCATTGCAC AGGAACGGGACCATCTCCGAGGTCCAACCATGTGGCAGCTCTTTATGATGACAAAACTCTTTTTGTATTTGGAGGCACATCAAAATCCAAGACTTTGAATGATTTGTATTCACTTGACTTTGAAACG ATGGTATGGTCAAGAATAAAAAAGCGAGGTTTCCATCCATCACCTAGAGCTGGTTGCTGTGGAGTCCTGTGTGGAACCAAATGGTATATTGTTGGTGGTGGAAGCAGAAAAAAAA GACATGCGGAGACTCTGATCTTTGATGTTTTGAAACTTGTGTGGTCGTTGGCCATTGCATCGCCTCCGTCTACAATCACTACCAATAAG GGTTTCAGCCTAGAGCATGTGCAGCACAAAGAAAAGGATTTTCTTGTTGCTTTTGGGGGATCCAGAAAGGAGCCATCAAATCAG GTTGAAGTACTAACCATGGAAAAGAATGAATTATCTACGAGTCGTCGATCTTTTCCCAGCAAAGGACCTGGAACTTTGCTGCCTGAAAAACTCCCATCATCAAATGGCTTGGCTAGTCAACTAACTAATGGTTCTTCCCAGCGCTCAGTCAATTCAGTTACTAGACAAAATCTGGCATCTGCAATCGAACAACATGGCTCTGGAAGAAAATCCTTGTCAGAATCCTTGCTTGTCGATGCAAATCCTGTTCCTGGTAACGTGTCACTTCGGAAACAATTTCATAATGACGAAGAATACAACACTGCTGTTAAGGTGACAAAGGGTTCAGAAGATGAAAGTTCTCTCTTGCAGGTACACTGCATTAA TCAATCTGAATCAGCAGTACAAACTAACATTCATGGAGGTAGACTTTACTCAGAGGACATTCTCTCTGCATATGAGTTCGAAAACTCAAATCACAACCATGGACTTGGGAACTTTCCAGTTGACAACAATGATGCCTTATTTCCAGAAAGTGATGGAAAACCAGGAGCACTATCAGCGCCTTCAAGTATGTACCAATATTATGAGAAACTAATAAGAAAGAATGGGGTTTTAGAAGGACAGTTGGCTGCTGCATTGGCCAGTCGAGAAGCTGCAGAGAAAAACTTATCCTCTGCTCTCAAGAGCCGACAGGAGATTGAGAAAAAATTAGCAGACTCTGGGAAGGAGATAGAGTTGCTGAAGGACAAGCTAGCTGGTGTAGAACTTGCCCAAGAAGAGGCTAACAACCTCTCAAGTATTGTTCATTCCGACAATGTGAGGCTTGAGCATGATGTGGCTTTCCTCAAGGCTGTTTTGGATGATACCCAGAAG GAGCTGCATTCAACTAGAGGAGTTCTAGCTGGAGAACGAGCAAGGGCATTCCAGCTCCAG GTTGAAGTTTTTCATCTTAAACAAAGACTACAATCGATGGAGAACCGAGCACCTACACCAAGAAAACCATTCTAG